A single window of Echinimonas agarilytica DNA harbors:
- the aceF gene encoding pyruvate dehydrogenase complex dihydrolipoyllysine-residue acetyltransferase, with protein MAEFKEVLVPDVGADSVDVIGILVAVGEQVEAEQGLIEVEGDKASMEIPAPFAGTVKEIKVAQGDKISQGTLIVILEDSAAAATPAAEPAPAETEAAAPALAPAAGGAVEDILVPDIGGDEVDVTTILVTVGESVEAEQGLIEVEGDKASMEVPAPFAGIVKEIIVKTGDKVAQGTLIVRLETAASAPAEAAPVEALAAETPAVAPATAEVKEVEVPDIGGDEVDVTTILVAVGDTVEAEQGLIEVEGDKASMEVPAPFSGTVKEIKVAVGDKVAQGTLIALVETIASAAPAPAAAPAAPTPAPAKAAPAPAAAAKPPPVEFHPGSNQKASASVHSSPAVRRVAREFGVDLTKVKGTGRKGRILKEDVQAFVKYELSRPKTSASSGGSGLSVLAQPKVDFSKFGEVEKVELSRIQKISGPNLHRNWVTIPHVTQFDEADITDLEAFRKEQNAIAAKQDLGYKVTPLAFMMKAAAKALEEHPRFNSSLDPDGEHLYLKKYINIGVAVDTPNGLVVPVFRDVDKKGIVELSKELGEVSKKARAGKLTAADMQGSCFTISSLGGIGGTQFTPIVNAPDVAILGVSRSEMKPKWDGKEFQPRLMVPLALSYDHRVIDGAAGARFITTLNQVMSDIRRLVM; from the coding sequence GACGTTGGCGCAGATAGCGTTGATGTCATTGGAATTCTAGTTGCGGTGGGCGAGCAGGTTGAAGCCGAGCAAGGCTTGATCGAAGTAGAAGGTGATAAAGCCTCTATGGAAATCCCTGCACCATTTGCAGGTACAGTGAAAGAAATTAAAGTAGCGCAAGGCGACAAAATCTCTCAAGGCACGTTAATCGTGATACTTGAAGATAGCGCAGCCGCGGCAACCCCAGCTGCTGAGCCTGCCCCTGCAGAGACTGAAGCAGCTGCGCCAGCGCTTGCTCCAGCTGCGGGTGGAGCCGTTGAGGATATCTTGGTACCAGATATTGGTGGTGATGAAGTTGATGTGACGACGATTTTAGTGACCGTCGGAGAGTCAGTTGAAGCCGAACAAGGTTTGATCGAAGTTGAAGGCGATAAAGCCTCAATGGAAGTGCCTGCTCCGTTTGCTGGTATCGTCAAAGAAATCATCGTTAAAACAGGCGACAAAGTTGCTCAAGGGACCTTGATCGTTCGTTTAGAAACCGCTGCATCCGCGCCAGCAGAAGCCGCTCCAGTGGAAGCCCTTGCCGCGGAAACTCCGGCTGTAGCACCTGCTACCGCTGAAGTGAAAGAAGTGGAAGTGCCAGATATCGGTGGTGACGAAGTAGACGTCACGACGATTTTGGTTGCCGTAGGTGACACTGTTGAGGCCGAGCAAGGATTAATCGAAGTTGAAGGCGACAAAGCTTCGATGGAAGTGCCTGCACCATTCTCCGGAACAGTGAAAGAAATTAAAGTGGCAGTGGGTGATAAAGTTGCTCAAGGGACTTTAATCGCTCTGGTTGAAACAATCGCCTCAGCAGCGCCTGCTCCAGCCGCAGCGCCAGCCGCTCCAACACCTGCGCCAGCGAAAGCTGCGCCAGCTCCTGCAGCAGCTGCCAAACCGCCACCGGTTGAATTCCACCCAGGTTCTAACCAAAAAGCCTCTGCTTCGGTGCATTCATCACCTGCAGTACGCCGAGTCGCGCGTGAATTTGGCGTTGATTTGACCAAGGTGAAAGGTACGGGTCGCAAAGGTCGTATTCTCAAAGAAGACGTGCAAGCGTTTGTAAAATATGAATTGTCTCGTCCGAAGACTTCAGCATCATCGGGTGGAAGTGGTCTATCGGTATTGGCTCAGCCTAAGGTGGATTTCAGCAAGTTTGGTGAAGTTGAAAAGGTTGAACTGAGCCGAATTCAAAAAATTTCAGGCCCGAACTTGCATCGCAACTGGGTCACGATTCCACATGTGACACAATTTGATGAAGCTGACATCACAGATTTAGAAGCTTTCCGCAAAGAGCAAAATGCCATCGCAGCGAAGCAAGATCTGGGCTACAAGGTCACGCCATTGGCATTCATGATGAAAGCTGCGGCGAAGGCGCTCGAAGAGCACCCTCGTTTTAACAGCTCTTTGGATCCTGATGGAGAGCATTTATACCTCAAGAAGTACATCAATATTGGTGTTGCCGTCGATACGCCGAACGGTCTTGTGGTGCCAGTGTTCCGTGATGTTGATAAAAAAGGCATTGTTGAATTGTCGAAAGAGTTGGGTGAAGTCAGCAAGAAGGCACGTGCTGGTAAGCTCACTGCGGCTGACATGCAAGGTAGCTGTTTCACTATCTCAAGTCTTGGTGGTATTGGTGGTACGCAGTTTACACCAATTGTGAATGCGCCAGATGTGGCTATTTTAGGTGTGTCTCGTTCAGAGATGAAGCCGAAATGGGACGGTAAAGAGTTCCAGCCTCGATTGATGGTGCCATTGGCATTGTCGTACGATCACCGCGTGATCGACGGGGCTGCTGGTGCTCGTTTCATCACGACTCTGAACCAAGTGATGAGCGATATCCGCCGACTCGTGATGTAA
- the lpdA gene encoding dihydrolipoyl dehydrogenase, with the protein MSNEIKTQVVVVGAGPAGYSAAFRSADLGMETVLIERFETLGGVCLNVGCIPSKALLHVAEVIEDAKHMAEHGVVFGEPKTDINKIRVWKDKVIGKLTGGLAGMAKMRKVKVVNGYGKFTGANSIDVEGPDGVTTVNFDNAIIAAGSRPIQLPFIPHNDPRIWDSTDALKLETVPEKMLILGGGIIGLEMGTVYDALGSNIEVVEFMDQLIPAADKDMVKVYTREIKNKFNLMLETKVTAVEAKDDGIYVSFEGKNAPNTAIRYDAVLVAVGRSPNGKLLDAEKAGIAVDERGFINTDKQMRTNVPNIYAIGDIVGQPMLAHKGVHEGHVAAENISGKNHFFEPKLIPSIAYTHPEVAWAGLTEKEAKEQGINFETANFPWAASGRAIASDAESGMTKLIFDKDTDRIIGGAMVGKNAGELLGEVCLAIEMGCDAEDIALTVHAHPTLHESVGLAAEIYEGSITDLPNAKAKKKK; encoded by the coding sequence ATGAGCAACGAAATCAAAACCCAAGTTGTGGTTGTTGGTGCAGGTCCTGCTGGTTACTCAGCAGCATTCCGAAGCGCTGATTTAGGTATGGAAACAGTTCTTATTGAACGTTTCGAGACTCTCGGTGGGGTTTGCTTGAATGTCGGTTGTATTCCGTCAAAAGCATTACTTCACGTGGCTGAAGTCATCGAAGATGCGAAGCACATGGCTGAGCATGGTGTGGTATTTGGTGAGCCAAAAACCGACATCAACAAAATTCGCGTATGGAAAGACAAAGTCATTGGCAAGTTGACCGGCGGCTTAGCTGGCATGGCCAAAATGCGCAAAGTTAAAGTGGTCAATGGCTACGGTAAATTTACGGGTGCCAATAGCATTGATGTTGAAGGCCCTGATGGCGTCACTACTGTGAACTTCGACAATGCAATTATTGCGGCCGGTTCACGCCCAATTCAATTGCCATTTATTCCACACAATGACCCACGTATTTGGGACTCAACAGATGCACTTAAACTGGAAACTGTTCCGGAGAAAATGCTGATCTTGGGTGGCGGAATTATTGGCCTAGAAATGGGTACGGTATACGATGCATTGGGTTCAAATATTGAAGTTGTTGAATTTATGGATCAACTGATTCCAGCTGCAGACAAAGACATGGTCAAAGTCTATACGCGTGAAATCAAGAACAAATTCAACCTGATGCTCGAAACTAAAGTGACAGCAGTTGAAGCTAAAGATGACGGTATTTACGTTAGCTTTGAAGGTAAGAATGCGCCGAATACAGCGATTCGTTACGATGCAGTGTTAGTTGCTGTTGGCCGTTCTCCAAACGGTAAATTGTTAGACGCTGAAAAAGCTGGTATTGCAGTGGATGAGCGTGGTTTCATTAACACTGACAAGCAAATGCGTACCAATGTTCCGAACATTTACGCCATTGGCGACATCGTCGGTCAACCTATGTTGGCGCACAAAGGTGTGCATGAAGGACATGTGGCTGCCGAGAATATCTCAGGTAAGAACCACTTCTTCGAGCCGAAGTTAATTCCTTCCATTGCTTATACCCATCCAGAAGTTGCTTGGGCTGGTTTAACTGAGAAAGAAGCGAAAGAACAGGGCATTAACTTCGAAACAGCTAATTTCCCTTGGGCTGCTTCGGGCCGCGCAATTGCTTCTGATGCTGAGTCAGGTATGACGAAGCTGATATTCGACAAAGACACAGACCGTATTATCGGTGGTGCCATGGTCGGTAAGAATGCTGGCGAATTGCTTGGCGAAGTGTGTTTGGCCATTGAAATGGGCTGTGATGCGGAAGACATCGCATTGACGGTTCATGCTCATCCAACACTTCATGAATCAGTAGGCCTTGCTGCTGAGATCTACGAAGGATCAATTACGGATTTACCAAACGCGAAAGCGAAAAAGAAAAAGTAA
- a CDS encoding YebG family protein, producing MAVETRYVVVRNGEEVKTFVDKKSADEYDRMLDMAAAMSDLVQASGVKLKDDALEELGVYLATQREEVLYALHAKKRPVAKKPKAEPENDA from the coding sequence ATGGCTGTTGAAACTCGCTACGTCGTCGTGCGCAACGGCGAGGAGGTCAAAACGTTCGTGGACAAGAAATCGGCAGATGAATATGACCGCATGCTTGATATGGCTGCTGCCATGTCTGATCTGGTTCAGGCTTCCGGAGTGAAGCTCAAAGATGATGCATTGGAAGAGCTAGGCGTCTACCTAGCAACTCAACGAGAAGAGGTCCTCTACGCGTTACATGCGAAAAAGCGGCCCGTTGCGAAGAAACCTAAAGCAGAGCCCGAAAACGACGCGTAG